The Gymnodinialimonas sp. 57CJ19 genome includes a window with the following:
- the rsmG gene encoding 16S rRNA (guanine(527)-N(7))-methyltransferase RsmG: MTDDEAQQYMASIVSRETMERLNIFHELLLQWQKTINLVAPSTLQTAWERHFVDSAQIFELAPVDASNWLDLGSGGGFPGLIVAAMAKETRPNLKVTLVESDIRKCGFMREAARKMDVRVNILTRRIEGIPRQSADVISARALSNLAALIKHASPHMTPSTCLLFPKGSSYKSELESIPQDWQSKVEAIASKTDPDAVVLRFSPQS; the protein is encoded by the coding sequence ATGACTGACGACGAGGCACAGCAATACATGGCGAGCATTGTTTCACGTGAAACAATGGAGCGTCTGAACATTTTCCATGAGCTCCTGCTGCAATGGCAGAAAACCATCAATCTCGTTGCCCCATCTACGCTGCAGACGGCTTGGGAGCGGCACTTCGTTGATTCTGCGCAGATTTTTGAACTGGCGCCCGTTGACGCCAGCAATTGGCTGGACTTGGGATCGGGGGGCGGATTCCCTGGCTTAATTGTCGCAGCCATGGCAAAAGAGACGCGTCCTAACCTTAAAGTGACCCTTGTGGAGAGCGATATCCGCAAATGTGGCTTCATGCGAGAGGCCGCCCGTAAAATGGACGTGAGGGTCAACATCCTTACCCGGCGCATTGAAGGCATCCCAAGGCAATCGGCAGATGTGATCTCGGCCCGCGCCCTCAGCAACCTGGCCGCCCTTATCAAGCACGCTTCGCCGCATATGACGCCTTCCACCTGTCTTCTTTTCCCCAAAGGAAGTTCCTACAAGTCCGAGCTTGAATCCATCCCACAAGATTGGCAATCCAAGGTAGAAGCTATCGCAAGCAAGACCGACCCCGACGCAGTGGTTCTTCGGTTTTCACCCCAAAGTTAA
- a CDS encoding AAA family ATPase translates to MRVISITNQKGGVGKTTTAINLAAALAQAGLSVLIIDLDPQGNASTGLGIDAFKRARTTYDILIDGAALEDVAQPTEIENLSIAPATTDLSSTDVELGQRDNRVFLLKDALRQSNTGYDFVLIDCPPSLSLLTLNALVASNSILVPLQAEFFALEGLSQLMLTVREVRETANPSLRIDGIVLTMHDARNRLSRQVEDDARSNLGDLVFKTMIPRNVRLSEAPSFALPVIAYDPTSKGALAYIDLASELVERGTPRTETT, encoded by the coding sequence ATGCGGGTAATTTCGATCACGAATCAGAAGGGTGGGGTGGGCAAAACAACTACGGCCATCAATCTTGCGGCGGCGCTTGCACAAGCAGGGCTTTCGGTTCTGATTATTGACCTCGACCCTCAAGGGAATGCCTCGACTGGCTTGGGGATCGACGCCTTTAAGCGCGCCCGAACCACCTACGACATCCTGATCGACGGCGCTGCGTTAGAGGATGTCGCTCAACCTACGGAAATTGAAAACCTCTCGATTGCTCCCGCTACGACGGACCTCAGTTCTACAGATGTGGAGCTTGGCCAACGCGACAATCGGGTGTTCCTTTTGAAAGACGCCCTACGGCAGTCCAACACTGGTTACGATTTCGTCCTGATTGATTGCCCTCCCTCCCTTAGCCTCCTGACGTTGAACGCGCTGGTGGCCTCTAACTCCATCTTGGTGCCGCTTCAGGCAGAGTTCTTTGCGCTCGAAGGTCTTTCTCAACTCATGCTAACGGTCCGCGAGGTCCGCGAAACCGCAAACCCGTCGCTTCGGATTGATGGCATCGTCCTGACTATGCATGATGCTCGGAACCGTTTGAGTCGCCAGGTCGAAGATGACGCCCGATCAAACCTCGGCGATCTTGTGTTTAAAACGATGATTCCGCGCAACGTGCGGCTCAGCGAAGCGCCGTCTTTCGCGTTGCCGGTCATCGCTTACGACCCTACATCCAAGGGTGCATTGGCTTACATTGATCTCGCGAGCGAGCTTGTCGAACGCGGTACCCCAAGAACGGAGACGACATAA
- a CDS encoding ParB/RepB/Spo0J family partition protein: MARGSDKRGLGRGLSALMADIEPNTAAASSGEQPGGAHRGERLVPVEQISPNPDQPRRKFSQSALEELAASIREKGIIQPLILRPDPVDQSRFQIVAGERRWRASQIAQVHNLPAIVRELDDTEVLEVAIIENIQRADLNAVEEAQGYRQLMEKFGHTQEQLATAMGKSRSHLANTMRLLQLPDEIQTMLQDGQLSPGHARALITADDPLTLARRAAKEGLSVRDVEKAAKAPPKGTTSKSKSQKKTKDADTRILESDLSRILGMGVVIDHDTDAGGGKLSIKYKDLQQLDDLLRLLNTN, translated from the coding sequence ATGGCCCGAGGTTCAGACAAACGCGGCCTTGGTCGGGGCCTTTCTGCCCTGATGGCAGATATCGAACCAAACACAGCTGCGGCATCTTCCGGCGAACAACCCGGTGGCGCACACCGTGGTGAGCGTCTTGTTCCGGTAGAACAGATCAGCCCAAACCCTGATCAGCCGCGTCGCAAGTTTTCGCAATCAGCGCTTGAAGAACTCGCAGCATCCATCCGCGAGAAGGGCATTATTCAACCCCTGATCCTGCGCCCTGATCCTGTCGACCAATCCCGCTTCCAAATCGTTGCCGGGGAACGTCGCTGGCGTGCCTCTCAGATCGCGCAAGTGCACAATCTCCCGGCAATTGTGCGTGAGCTCGACGACACAGAAGTCCTCGAAGTCGCAATTATCGAGAATATTCAGCGTGCGGACCTAAATGCCGTCGAAGAAGCGCAAGGTTATCGTCAATTGATGGAAAAATTCGGCCATACGCAGGAGCAGTTGGCGACCGCGATGGGCAAAAGCCGCAGCCATCTGGCCAATACGATGCGCCTGCTTCAACTGCCCGACGAAATTCAAACCATGCTGCAAGACGGTCAATTGTCCCCCGGACATGCGAGGGCCCTCATTACTGCCGACGATCCGCTCACCCTGGCCCGCCGTGCGGCGAAAGAAGGCCTGTCCGTCCGAGACGTCGAGAAAGCCGCAAAGGCCCCACCAAAGGGCACAACATCCAAGTCGAAGTCTCAAAAGAAGACGAAGGACGCTGATACCCGAATTCTAGAAAGCGACCTTTCCAGAATTCTCGGCATGGGTGTCGTGATTGACCATGATACAGATGCGGGTGGTGGTAAATTGTCCATTAAATACAAAGATTTACAGCAACTGGATGATCTACTGCGTCTGTTGAATACGAACTAG
- the hemW gene encoding radical SAM family heme chaperone HemW, with protein sequence METPDWQQGGFGLYIHWPFCEAKCPYCDFNSHISAKIDQSAWLRAYLSEIERVGAELPGRTLGSVFFGGGTPSLMDPSSVAAIIETVRRVWPVSNDLEVTLEANPSSVEAGRFAGYRDAGVNRVSMGIQALNDADLRRLGRLHSVKEAYAAVDVARNAFERVSFDLIYARQEQSLDDWRAELAQALDFAADHLSLYQLTIEPGTAFGARHAKGGLRGLPGEDLSADMYDLTQDLCGAAGLPAYEISNHAADFGQSRHNLVYWRAGDYAGVGPGAHGRITLEGRRFATETHLQPQKWLDAVSIAGTGESLRAEVSKREQAEEYLMMSLRLAEGSDMARFSVLNGDPIAREKIRELVGLGLVEQNGTRLIATASGRPVLNGVLRALLA encoded by the coding sequence TTGGAGACGCCTGATTGGCAGCAGGGGGGCTTTGGGCTCTATATTCACTGGCCTTTCTGCGAGGCGAAGTGTCCCTATTGCGACTTTAACAGCCATATTTCCGCGAAGATCGACCAAAGCGCATGGTTGCGCGCCTACCTGAGCGAAATCGAGCGTGTGGGGGCTGAGTTGCCGGGGCGCACCCTTGGGAGCGTGTTCTTTGGGGGTGGTACGCCATCCTTGATGGATCCGAGCAGCGTTGCGGCCATTATCGAGACTGTTCGGCGGGTTTGGCCCGTTTCCAATGATCTGGAAGTGACGCTGGAAGCGAACCCTTCTTCCGTTGAAGCCGGTCGGTTCGCGGGCTATCGCGATGCGGGCGTGAACCGGGTCTCCATGGGAATACAGGCGCTGAATGACGCCGATTTGCGGCGTTTGGGGCGGCTCCACTCCGTGAAAGAGGCTTATGCCGCTGTCGACGTGGCCCGCAATGCATTTGAGAGGGTGAGTTTCGACCTGATCTATGCGCGCCAAGAACAAAGTCTTGATGATTGGCGGGCAGAGCTTGCGCAGGCCTTGGACTTCGCGGCCGATCATTTGTCGCTCTACCAACTGACGATTGAGCCCGGAACCGCATTCGGGGCGCGTCATGCAAAGGGTGGGTTGAGAGGGCTTCCGGGCGAAGATTTGAGCGCGGATATGTATGATCTGACGCAGGATTTATGCGGCGCGGCGGGGCTTCCAGCCTATGAGATCTCAAACCACGCAGCCGATTTCGGCCAATCTCGGCACAATTTGGTTTATTGGAGAGCTGGGGACTATGCCGGCGTCGGGCCCGGAGCCCATGGCCGCATCACTTTGGAGGGGCGCCGGTTTGCCACGGAAACCCACCTGCAACCGCAGAAATGGTTGGACGCTGTATCTATCGCAGGAACCGGTGAGAGTTTGCGCGCCGAAGTGAGCAAGCGAGAGCAGGCAGAAGAGTATTTGATGATGTCCCTCAGGTTGGCGGAGGGGTCGGACATGGCTCGGTTCTCGGTGCTGAATGGCGATCCGATCGCGCGCGAGAAGATCAGAGAACTGGTGGGTTTGGGCTTAGTCGAGCAAAACGGAACTCGGCTGATCGCGACGGCGTCCGGACGGCCCGTTTTGAACGGTGTCTTGAGGGCGCTTCTAGCGTAG
- the rdgB gene encoding RdgB/HAM1 family non-canonical purine NTP pyrophosphatase encodes MRRFSGDRLLIATHNQGKLEEMRHLLEPFGIQVTGAADHDLPEPEETETTFVGNARIKAHAAAQATGLPALSDDSGIEIDALGGAPGVYTADWAETPDGRDFVMAMERTRRELEAVDAPAPHTARFCCTLVLAWPDGHDEVFPGVMEGQVVWPMRGEEGHGYDPIFQPEGYDITFGEMDRWEKNKISHRAKAVAQLVKIFGDA; translated from the coding sequence ATGCGGCGGTTTTCCGGTGATCGGCTGCTGATCGCGACCCATAATCAGGGCAAACTTGAAGAGATGCGGCATCTGCTGGAGCCTTTTGGCATCCAGGTGACGGGTGCCGCCGATCACGATCTGCCTGAACCGGAAGAAACCGAGACAACCTTTGTGGGCAACGCTCGGATCAAGGCGCATGCCGCGGCGCAGGCCACCGGATTGCCTGCGCTTAGCGACGATAGCGGGATCGAGATCGACGCCTTGGGTGGCGCCCCCGGCGTTTACACCGCCGATTGGGCGGAAACCCCCGACGGGCGCGACTTCGTCATGGCGATGGAGCGGACCCGTCGTGAGTTGGAGGCAGTTGACGCCCCCGCCCCCCACACCGCGCGGTTCTGCTGCACGCTGGTCTTGGCATGGCCCGACGGTCACGACGAGGTCTTCCCCGGTGTGATGGAGGGCCAAGTCGTTTGGCCCATGCGCGGGGAAGAAGGGCACGGGTACGATCCGATCTTCCAGCCCGAAGGCTATGACATCACGTTCGGCGAGATGGACCGGTGGGAAAAGAACAAGATCAGCCACCGCGCCAAGGCCGTTGCGCAATTGGTGAAGATCTTTGGAGACGCCTGA
- the rph gene encoding ribonuclease PH: MRPSGRNLDEMRDISIETDVTRHAEGSCMIRCGDTHVLCTATLEARVPPFLKNSGLGWVTAEYGMLPRATHTRMRRESAAGKQSGRTQEIQRLIGRSLRAGIDRSALGERQITVDCDVIQADGGTRCASITGGWVALRLAVNKLLKSGELVTDPIIDHIAAVSCGIYAGQPVLDLDYPEDSEAGTDGNFIMTGAGQVVELQASAEGATFSRDEFNALYGLAEKGIAELVKAQAAATS; this comes from the coding sequence ATGCGTCCTTCCGGCCGAAACCTAGATGAAATGCGCGACATTTCCATCGAGACCGACGTAACCCGCCACGCGGAAGGGTCATGCATGATCCGTTGCGGCGATACGCACGTGTTGTGCACCGCCACGCTCGAGGCCCGCGTGCCGCCGTTCCTGAAGAATTCCGGCCTCGGCTGGGTCACGGCGGAATACGGCATGTTGCCCCGCGCGACGCACACCCGGATGCGACGCGAGTCCGCAGCTGGCAAGCAATCTGGCCGGACCCAAGAAATCCAACGCTTGATCGGACGGTCTTTGCGCGCGGGAATTGATCGCTCGGCCCTCGGCGAACGCCAGATTACTGTGGATTGCGACGTGATCCAAGCCGACGGCGGCACGCGCTGCGCCTCCATCACCGGCGGTTGGGTTGCTTTGCGGTTGGCCGTGAACAAGCTGTTGAAATCCGGCGAGCTTGTAACCGACCCGATTATCGACCACATCGCGGCGGTTTCCTGTGGCATCTACGCGGGCCAGCCCGTTCTGGACCTTGATTATCCAGAGGATTCCGAGGCGGGAACCGACGGCAACTTCATCATGACCGGCGCGGGCCAGGTTGTGGAATTGCAGGCCAGCGCAGAAGGCGCGACGTTCTCTCGTGATGAGTTCAACGCGCTCTATGGCTTGGCTGAAAAGGGCATCGCAGAGCTGGTGAAAGCCCAGGCGGCGGCGACGTCCTGA